Proteins encoded in a region of the Zunongwangia endophytica genome:
- a CDS encoding DUF4861 family protein yields MNKLITTTILGLLLATGCKSDKNEENQVSIKVTNDLDFKRTEIVSFDAEKILSKFKDYSLENIHIKDSSGQVLRTQWIDYDEDGTPKEFLFQAQIGPNASSKYQLVNDSTLTTAKKEAEAYSRFVPERTDDYAWENDKIAFRTYGPTGQKEALEGVAGSTLSSGIDIWLKRTEKPIINKWYAEHVKNPGYYHIDHGEGYDPYHVGKSRGLGGIGVFEDDSLYVSQNFMEYKTIASGPLKTVFELSYDPWGPYNVKETKRISLALGDHFSKFEIYLQADDSIPNYATGITLHDNNGEYEINKEEGWIMHWEQIDDANVGEGIVIAPKAIDSAFAYKSDIPDQSNLLITTQPKDTFTYYAGFAWEKSGDVANKKEWQQMLEKQSKIIASPLKVTLD; encoded by the coding sequence ATGAATAAACTAATTACCACTACCATACTTGGTCTTCTTTTAGCCACTGGATGCAAATCTGATAAAAATGAAGAAAATCAAGTTTCAATAAAAGTTACAAACGATCTAGATTTCAAAAGAACTGAAATTGTAAGTTTTGATGCTGAAAAAATACTTTCAAAATTTAAAGATTATTCCTTAGAAAACATCCATATCAAAGATAGCTCGGGACAGGTTTTAAGAACACAGTGGATAGATTATGATGAAGATGGTACTCCGAAGGAATTTCTGTTTCAAGCCCAAATTGGGCCTAATGCTTCTTCTAAATACCAATTAGTAAACGATAGTACGCTTACAACCGCTAAAAAAGAAGCCGAAGCCTACTCAAGATTCGTCCCTGAAAGAACTGATGATTACGCTTGGGAGAATGATAAAATTGCATTTAGAACCTACGGCCCTACGGGGCAAAAAGAAGCTTTAGAAGGAGTTGCCGGCAGCACCCTTTCTAGCGGAATTGATATCTGGTTAAAAAGAACCGAAAAACCGATAATTAATAAATGGTATGCTGAGCATGTTAAAAATCCCGGATATTATCATATAGATCATGGTGAGGGTTATGATCCATACCATGTGGGAAAAAGCCGCGGTTTAGGCGGTATAGGCGTTTTTGAAGATGACAGTCTTTACGTGTCTCAAAATTTTATGGAATATAAAACCATCGCAAGCGGTCCTTTAAAAACCGTATTCGAATTAAGTTACGATCCTTGGGGACCTTATAACGTAAAGGAAACTAAAAGAATAAGCTTAGCATTAGGCGACCACTTTTCTAAATTTGAAATATACTTACAAGCCGATGATAGCATTCCAAACTATGCAACCGGTATAACTTTACACGATAACAATGGGGAATATGAAATTAATAAAGAAGAAGGCTGGATTATGCATTGGGAACAAATTGATGATGCTAATGTGGGTGAAGGAATCGTTATAGCACCTAAAGCAATCGATTCTGCTTTCGCCTATAAAAGTGATATTCCCGATCAAAGCAACTTATTAATCACTACCCAACCAAAAGACACCTTTACCTACTATGCTGGTTTTGCTTGGGAAAAAAGCGGAGATGTTGCTAATAAGAAAGAATGGCAACAAATGTTAGAGAAACAGTCTAAAATCATTGCATCTCCTTTAAAAGTTACTTTGGATTAA
- a CDS encoding alpha/beta hydrolase: MTTNTDEILEIDNQKVEVAAYENITYSQPIGRLTDRSINLKMDILKPRVDRKLPAVLYIPGGGFIRSHKESSIQQRLALAEAGYLVASIEYRTVPSGKFPDALVDVKSAIRFLKANAEKYGLSRNKIAVMGASAGGYLAALTGTTNEHTSFDLGDFLEEDSSVNAIIDLYGVSNLGNIAKDFSEETQKKHESAASSEALFLNGIPPFDDPQDDLSKLIQKSDPAVYISADTPPFLIMHGDKDQIVSPSQSSYLYDALKESGISAKKYIVKNAEHGGSYWVQPEIIKIFVDFLDEHIN, from the coding sequence ATGACTACAAACACAGATGAAATTCTTGAAATAGATAACCAAAAAGTTGAAGTAGCCGCTTATGAAAATATCACGTATTCTCAGCCTATAGGTCGCTTAACTGACAGATCGATTAATCTGAAAATGGATATTTTAAAACCACGTGTAGATAGAAAGCTACCCGCAGTTTTATATATCCCGGGTGGCGGATTTATACGCTCCCATAAAGAAAGTTCGATACAACAGCGATTAGCGTTAGCAGAAGCAGGATATTTGGTAGCTAGCATCGAGTACAGAACGGTTCCTTCGGGTAAATTTCCCGATGCGCTGGTGGATGTTAAAAGTGCCATTCGTTTTTTAAAAGCCAATGCTGAAAAATATGGATTATCACGAAATAAAATCGCGGTGATGGGAGCTTCAGCCGGCGGCTATTTGGCAGCGCTTACTGGTACTACCAACGAACATACGAGTTTTGATTTAGGTGATTTTTTAGAAGAAGATAGCAGTGTAAATGCAATAATCGACCTTTACGGTGTATCCAATTTGGGGAACATCGCTAAAGATTTTTCAGAAGAAACTCAGAAGAAACATGAATCTGCGGCATCATCTGAAGCTCTATTTCTAAACGGAATTCCACCTTTCGACGATCCTCAGGATGATTTATCTAAGCTTATACAAAAAAGCGATCCTGCGGTTTACATTTCTGCAGACACCCCTCCTTTCTTAATTATGCACGGAGATAAGGATCAAATTGTATCTCCCAGCCAGAGTTCTTATTTATATGATGCTCTTAAGGAAAGCGGCATATCAGCAAAAAAATATATCGTGAAGAATGCAGAACATGGTGGCTCCTATTGGGTACAACCAGAAATTATTAAAATTTTTGTCGATTTTTTAGATGAACATATCAATTAA
- a CDS encoding asparagine synthetase B, whose translation MLFTVFFFLGSSGFANKILVPMDPNGQQNHLKAYGITYFALENQIRAQWLLNYRGGSFLFDAEESIQRECKIRGVSFEILTDNDAKAILDEISSPSKNLESVILEKAPKIAVYSPQGNKPWDDAVTMALTYAEIPYETIYDTEVLSDALVLYDWLHLHHEDFTGQYGKFYRAYRTTPWYIEDKKNAEALAANLGYDKVSEEKLAVALKIGDYVVGGGFMFAMCSATDSFDIALAAENTDIAEPMFDGDPSDPGYQSKLDFTSSFAFTDFVLERSPMVYEFSSIDMTAKRAVPMEKDYFTLMDYSAKWDVIPTMLTQNHTRLVKGFMGQTTAYNPENIKANVLVMGENKVNGEARYIHGVKGKGFFTFYGGHDPEDYQHRVGDPKTELELHPNSPGYRLILNNVLFPAAKKKKKKT comes from the coding sequence ATGCTTTTTACTGTCTTTTTCTTTTTAGGAAGTTCAGGTTTTGCGAATAAGATTTTGGTTCCTATGGATCCGAATGGGCAGCAAAATCACCTTAAAGCTTACGGAATAACTTATTTTGCTTTGGAAAATCAGATAAGAGCACAATGGTTGTTAAATTATCGTGGTGGTTCTTTTCTTTTTGATGCTGAAGAAAGCATACAGCGAGAATGTAAGATTAGGGGTGTTTCTTTTGAAATCTTAACCGATAATGATGCTAAAGCAATATTGGATGAAATTTCGAGTCCTTCTAAAAACCTAGAAAGCGTAATTTTAGAAAAGGCACCAAAAATTGCGGTGTATTCTCCGCAAGGAAATAAACCATGGGACGATGCGGTAACTATGGCCTTAACTTATGCTGAAATTCCTTACGAAACCATTTACGATACGGAAGTTTTAAGCGATGCTCTCGTTTTGTACGATTGGTTGCACTTGCACCATGAAGATTTTACAGGGCAATACGGGAAATTTTACAGAGCTTATCGAACCACACCTTGGTACATTGAGGATAAAAAAAATGCTGAAGCACTAGCCGCCAATTTGGGTTACGATAAAGTTTCAGAAGAGAAGCTTGCTGTAGCATTAAAAATTGGAGATTATGTAGTTGGGGGCGGATTTATGTTCGCTATGTGTAGTGCTACCGACAGTTTTGATATCGCACTTGCTGCTGAAAATACAGATATTGCCGAGCCAATGTTTGATGGAGATCCAAGTGATCCCGGTTATCAATCAAAATTGGATTTTACAAGTTCTTTCGCTTTTACCGATTTTGTTCTGGAAAGAAGTCCGATGGTTTATGAATTTTCTTCTATAGATATGACTGCTAAGCGAGCGGTGCCTATGGAGAAAGATTACTTTACCTTGATGGATTATTCGGCAAAATGGGATGTAATTCCTACAATGTTAACCCAAAATCATACAAGATTAGTAAAAGGCTTCATGGGGCAAACTACAGCTTATAATCCCGAAAATATAAAAGCTAATGTATTGGTAATGGGAGAGAATAAAGTGAATGGCGAAGCAAGATATATCCACGGAGTAAAAGGGAAAGGTTTCTTTACGTTTTACGGAGGTCACGATCCAGAAGATTATCAACATAGGGTAGGGGATCCTAAAACCGAGCTAGAATTGCATCCAAATTCTCCCGGTTATCGATTAATACTGAATAATGTATTATTTCCCGCAGCTAAGAAGAAAAAGAAGAAGACATAA
- the dnaB gene encoding replicative DNA helicase: MEKTATSKGYNNQNTNVISLEKGKIPPQAVDLEEVVLGAMMIDKKGVDEIIDILHPDAFYKNSHKLIYEAIFKLFENTEAIDLLTVSNQLKKDGNFEKAGGDYYLIQLTQRVSSSAHIEFHARIILQKYIQRSLIKISAEIIEEAYDESVDVFDLLDSAEAKLYEVTQGNIKKSTESAQSLVIQAKSRIQEISNKEGLSGVPSGFDKLDELTSGWQPSDLIIVAARPGMGKTALTLSMARNISVGQGIPVAFFSLEMSSVQLITRLISSETGLSSEKLRTGNLEKHEWEQLNVKVKDLEKAPLFIDDTPSLSIFDLRAKARRLASQFGIKLIVIDYLQLMTAGGTQKGGNREQEISTISRNLKALAKELSVPVIALSQLSRAVETRGGSKRPLLSDLRESGAIEQDADIVSFIYRPEYYKIEEWDDEERSPTEGQGEFIVAKHRNGGLENIRLKFIGHLGKFDNLEDFDSPFEFHSKMNDGDDNNEFGSANLPSPSANEAFGSSMNDFNQDDDSDVPF, translated from the coding sequence ATGGAAAAAACCGCAACATCTAAAGGATATAATAATCAAAACACTAATGTCATTAGTCTGGAAAAAGGAAAGATTCCTCCACAGGCTGTTGATTTAGAGGAGGTTGTGCTTGGTGCTATGATGATCGATAAGAAAGGTGTAGACGAGATCATCGATATTTTACATCCCGATGCGTTTTATAAAAATTCGCATAAACTGATTTATGAGGCTATTTTCAAACTTTTTGAAAATACCGAGGCAATCGACTTATTAACCGTTTCTAATCAACTTAAGAAAGATGGAAACTTCGAGAAAGCTGGTGGGGATTATTATTTAATTCAGCTTACACAAAGAGTATCATCTTCGGCGCATATCGAATTTCATGCGCGTATCATTCTTCAGAAATATATACAGCGTAGTTTAATAAAAATTTCTGCGGAAATTATTGAAGAAGCCTACGATGAAAGTGTAGATGTTTTTGATCTTTTAGATTCTGCTGAAGCTAAACTCTACGAGGTTACCCAGGGAAATATTAAAAAATCAACCGAATCTGCGCAAAGTCTGGTAATACAGGCAAAAAGTAGAATTCAGGAAATTTCAAATAAAGAAGGGCTTAGTGGTGTGCCTTCAGGATTTGATAAATTAGACGAACTAACTTCAGGATGGCAACCTTCAGATTTAATTATTGTTGCAGCACGTCCTGGTATGGGGAAAACGGCACTTACCTTGTCGATGGCGAGAAACATCTCTGTTGGGCAAGGAATTCCTGTTGCCTTTTTCTCTTTAGAGATGTCTTCAGTACAGTTAATTACGCGTTTAATTTCTTCGGAAACAGGACTTTCTTCAGAAAAATTAAGAACAGGGAATCTAGAAAAACACGAATGGGAACAGCTTAACGTAAAGGTAAAAGATCTTGAAAAGGCGCCGCTTTTTATCGACGATACTCCTTCTTTATCAATATTTGACCTTAGGGCAAAAGCGCGTCGATTAGCCTCCCAATTCGGTATTAAACTGATAGTGATCGATTACTTGCAGTTAATGACCGCCGGTGGAACGCAAAAAGGAGGAAACCGTGAACAGGAAATTTCTACGATTTCGCGAAACCTTAAAGCGCTGGCAAAAGAATTGAGTGTTCCGGTAATTGCACTTTCTCAGCTTTCTCGTGCGGTAGAAACGCGCGGAGGTAGTAAACGACCTTTACTGTCTGACCTTAGGGAATCTGGAGCGATCGAGCAGGATGCCGATATTGTATCGTTTATTTACCGTCCAGAATATTATAAAATTGAAGAGTGGGATGATGAAGAACGCTCTCCGACCGAAGGACAAGGTGAATTTATCGTCGCGAAACACCGTAATGGTGGTTTAGAAAATATCCGACTTAAATTTATTGGTCATCTTGGTAAATTTGATAACTTAGAAGACTTTGATTCGCCATTCGAATTCCATTCTAAAATGAATGATGGTGATGATAATAACGAATTTGGAAGTGCAAATCTTCCTAGCCCAAGTGCCAATGAAGCATTTGGAAGTTCGATGAATGATTTTAATCAGGATGATGATAGTGACGTGCCGTTCTAA
- a CDS encoding secondary thiamine-phosphate synthase enzyme YjbQ: MKTFQKQIALKSKSRGFHLVTDEIIDQFPEIGEIKQGIFQVFIKHTSAGLTINENADPTVRDDFESHINKMVPEDQPYYRHTFEGSDDMPAHIKASLMGTSVQIPVTDGKLNLGTWQGIYLCEHRNHGGSRKLVLTVMGS, encoded by the coding sequence ATGAAGACATTTCAGAAACAAATAGCATTGAAGTCTAAATCCAGAGGCTTCCATTTAGTAACTGACGAAATTATAGATCAGTTTCCTGAGATTGGTGAAATTAAGCAAGGAATTTTTCAGGTTTTTATAAAGCACACTTCCGCAGGATTAACGATCAATGAAAATGCAGATCCTACAGTACGAGATGATTTTGAAAGTCATATCAATAAAATGGTGCCAGAAGACCAGCCATACTATCGTCACACTTTTGAAGGATCAGACGATATGCCAGCGCATATTAAAGCCTCACTAATGGGAACTTCAGTACAAATTCCTGTTACCGATGGAAAATTGAATTTGGGAACCTGGCAGGGAATTTATTTATGTGAACATAGAAATCACGGCGGATCAAGAAAATTGGTTTTGACCGTTATGGGATCCTAG